The Anoplopoma fimbria isolate UVic2021 breed Golden Eagle Sablefish chromosome 10, Afim_UVic_2022, whole genome shotgun sequence sequence cattcttctctctgtctggtgaTCCACATTACCACTACTGTAACAGTCTGCGTATTTGCAATGAGCTTGACGCGATATTATTCTTCAGAGGCAGTAactccattttaaaagtttactcgacaaaaaacaatgttacaAGATTCATTCTGTGCTCAACTTGGCACTACGGTCAAAAAACTGTCTTGCTCCGCAGACTGATTAACCTCAACTGAGGGCTATTGGCTATGACGTCGTCAGTAGCGTAACTAAAggagcatttcaacatttttcgtTACTATATAACTGAACACATCTTATGAAGTCTAATATGGCTCTTACACCTCCTAATGCATCTTGTGAGGAAAACAGTATTGACTGCGACATCTTCAGCTTCAGCCACGCCTCCTTATAATTGGCTTCATGGTTGCTGAGTGCGTCACATGAAAACAGTTGGATGTTTATCAGTAGTTTCACCTGAGAGAAAGACTTTAGCTCCTTCGTGTTATCAGTTTGTCCAGAAGTAATTTAAGGAGACAACCTTCTTCAGTAAAGATTATCTGCAGGTCTGATAACCCAACTGGATCAAAGTCCTGCTCCCATTTCACTGACCTATAAAACCTCAAACAACAATAGCCTTTGTTTCTAAGCTGAGAGCATTCATGTGGTTAAGATGTATGTTTACTCTATAATGGAGTAATCACCCAAAACAATGGAGTAATCAACAGAAACAATGCAGTATTTGCACTGCAACAGTCAAATAGAATCAGCCTCATTATCTTAtctgctgtctttttttactcctcAGTGTCACTGAGATGTTACATAATGAGTGACCCTAATTCGAGTGAGTGCCTTTCCACTagaaacaattaaatatgatataaCATAATGATTAtgatattatactgtatatattatttgcaataatatatatataaatttgtttatatattttttttactttttagctATGCTAGCAGCGTGGCTCTATAACAGTGATCATGTCAGTTGGTCCGTCCACCACATTAGTCCAGACTGAGAAATACCACCAGAAATGCATTACCTTGACATTCATGGtgtccagaggatgaatcctgctgactttggtgatcctctgacttttcctctggtGCCACCATGACGTtgacatttgtagttttaagtaaagtacacactaaactaaaactgatgaacatggtaaacataaaACCAAGTAAACATCAGCaagttagcattgtcattgtgaccaATTTaaaatgctaacacactaagCCAAAATTGATGAACACGTTAAACATCTTACTCGCTAAActtcagcatgttagcattatcattgtgaacatgttagcatgctaacgcgCTAAACTAAAACTGATGAACATGGTGAAAATGTTACCTGTTAAAATGAGCATTTTGGCATTTTCATTGTGAACtttatgttagcatgctaacagtagCATTCAGATCAAGTACAGCCTTGAAATTCTGCCAGCATGGCTGAAGAGtcttttttaagttattatcattattgtaaattaattattaGGTCTAATTTTTGGCTCCTGTCTCTGACAACAATGCCAACATCAAATtttactttgtcattttaaacacaggaaacaaagcTTTCTCTCAGAGCTAGGGCATAAAACCTGTAagttaaatatctttatttttttttatttgtgtcacaCATGTACTTTAGTttcaatttgacatttttttgttttatttccgaTGATAGACCCTGAAAGTGTTCCACAAAGACATGACACCAATTACTAGATATAAACCACATATTTCTTGTTCTGAAATTTGTCTCAAAGATGTGTAGTGACATGTAGGCTACATGAGGTTTCATCAGACAGTGATGACGTTGTAGTCCACTGTTTCCACTGTTTCTGTGATGTGGAAGCAGCAGTGACAGCATGGCACTCAGTGTTGGACTTTGCTCCTGCATTTCCTCTATAGGACTCGGCTGCCTATATATACTCAGCCATGAGCTGTACAgaacccacacacactgtatcaaCAGCTCACTGACTGAACAGTAAGCATCCACACAGGTAAGACGCCGGCAGGACAATGTCACTATTCAGGTTATCATAATTAACCACAAAGAGCTAATTTTGCATGTTTCTTCTCAGCAGCAGTCATGAAGGTCCTTGTGGTGCTCGCCCTCGCCGTTTTCACTGGTGAGAAAGTTTTGTAATTTATGTGAAATCAACATTGTTTAAGTCGGAACAAGAAGTATTCAACGTTCAACATGTGGCAACAAATGCGTTTAACTTGGCTTTCTCAGCAGGTTGCAATGCCAACATCGTGTGGCAAAACCAGACAGACCGCCAAGTCAACATGGTGAAAGATGCTTTCTGGGACTACGTCGCCAAGGCAACCTCTACAGCCGAGGACTCCCTGAAGCAGATCAGACAGTCCGGGCTGGGAAAGGAAGTGAAGTAAGAGTTTTAAAGTGATAAAGACGCATTTATTAAAGCCTTAGAGGAAATTCAAGCCCCTGAAAACATCAAATTCTGAAGTATTTCtccaaaacattaaacattcataACCAAGAAAACATCAGTAAGTTACTGTTTATCAACTCAGAGAGTGTGAAGAAGCAACAAGAGTTTTCCATGACTGatctctttttgtgtctctgcagcacCCTCATCTCCGATAGCACTGACGCCGTCAACAAGCTCACCGACGCTATCAGGATTCAGGTGGCTCCTCTCACCCAAGACCTCATGTCTAAGTTTACCCAGGAGGCCGAGCAGCTGAAGACTCGTCTGGAGAAGGACCTCACTGCCTTGGGAACCAGCCTGAAGCCCTACGCTGAGGAGCTGGTGGCTGACCTCCAGAGGCAGGTGGATGAGCTGAAGAGGGACGCTGCCCCCTACGCCGAGACCATGGACCCCGAGGCCCTGAAGGCCGTCCTGCTGCAGAAGAGCCAGGAGCTGAAGGTGCAGATGGATAAGAGCATGAGCGAGCTGCAGGTCCAGATGGTCCCCTACACCGAGGAGATTaaggagaagatggagcagAGCCTGGAGGAGTTTCAGAAGAGCATGGTCCCCCTGACCCAGAGCTTCGAGACCCAACTGACCCAGAAAACCCAGGAGATCCAGCAGAACCTGGCtcaaagaggagaggagctgaggacCAAGCTGGAGGCTGACACCGAGAACCTGAAGAGGCAGCTGACTGCTCTCTGGGAGTCCTTCACTAAAATGACCCAGTAAACGGATTTAAATCCTAACTGAGTCTATGGGATGGATAAAAAAGTGCAATACCtcattttctatgtttttatgtgactgAAAGATGCTCTGAAAGGAATTTTGTCAATATTTCCTCTATTGGATTTCTGTTTACTATATTCATCTgtgaaacaacaataaataggataaaaatattttgtggtTAATTTTCTTTGTATTCATCAGTTTAACTTAATCCAGTAATGCAACTATGTCTCTCCAAATTTTTTCAACAGAGATAATCTCACATAAATGAAAGCAACTTCATGTAACTTTTTTAGAATGAAGAGTTGAATTCCTAAGCAGGGAAACACATACTGATATCAATTCTCTCAGGGGTTTTgcctctgctttttgtgttCTAGTGTGACCAGGAGCTACTGTTAGCTAATGTTTGCAAAAAATAGATGTTGCTGTGTAACTGTAACATCAATGAGTCAGAGTGTTGACTTTACAACTCTGCTCTACTTGTGCAATTGTTAAGCTGCTTCTCAGTATTTGCTGCTGTCTCACTATTGCAGCCTTAGTGAGCTCAGTGGCTGCTGTTCAGCAAATCATACTAACACAAAAAGGCAGGGCAGCAACACGGACAGAGAATGTGCAAATTAAAAAGTGCATCAAGCAACAAATAGCAGCTGCCAAAATTGTTAGAGCTGAGGGGGAAGTTCCCACTTCTGATTCACAACACGAACAACAGGGTTGTGGAACATAACGTCCCATTTTGCTgcgaaagaaaaacacaaaaatccaaaacaaaactaaattatatGTGGAGGATGAACTTAGGAGTCTAAAAGCTTGAGCAAAGAAGCTCCCCTGAAGTCTGGTGGTGcggcagctgatacttctgtatctcttgcCGGATGGCAGCAGGGGAGACGGGCTTTGGTTTGGAATTGTCTTTCAATATCCTTTGAGCTCttcgcaggcacctcttgtcaccaatatcgctgatgctcagtagatgggtaccaatgatgttctggggagccctcctgtcctgggcTGTCAACATCCAATGGCAGGTTGTAATGTTTCtagtcaggatgctttctacTTTGTAAGCATTAACTAGAACTTGGCACAACttggtagattttttttgtatcctgCAAATCATCTCACAGCCCCGAGGTTAGGATCCAGTGCATAgtcaacaacacaaaaacaacatttacctTATACATATTAAAGCACTGAAAGCGTTCATATAGTGCCAGCACATCCTCTGATTGGTGTTAATGTCATGTCTGTTTAGGCCAAAAATACCTCTCCACACTTGTAGattgcccctcctcctccaccccctttccCACAACACTCAGTGCAGGGaacactcctgaggacctttttcgactctgtggtggcatcagccattttttatggagtggtcttctggggcagcagcatctcgacagccgacaggaagagactgaacaaacttgtcaagaaggccagctgtgtgctggggtgtccactggcacggtggaagtggtgggagacaggagggtgatggctaatctatcatccctgatggacaacacctccaaCCCCATGtgggacaccctggcagctctgtacagctccttcagccaccggctgattcacccccggtgtgtgaaggagaggtaccgcaggtccttccttcctgctgctgtcaggctgcacaaccagctctgctcccagtagaccacacaacactaaaaatctgtgcaatataaatacactgtgcaatataatagttattctgtctgtatatataatattttagttattgtggattttttactttttgtttacttatttaatattctttactgtttttactgcttatttgcttatttataaatcttgttttgcactatactctatgctgctgtaaatcctgtaaatttccctgctgcgggactaataagggattattttatattatcttattttattttatcttatcttattttacagaCATTAAGTATTTCATTGATTACCCCAATCTGTGTGAAAGATATCTTATAATAAAAGTTCTATAACTGATAATCTGATGGTGCAgtgatttttattaatttttttgtcaaaaaactaCACTCAATTTAATTTAAGGAACTACacaaaactgttaaataaagcTGATATACTGCTGATCCAGAAGCCTTGACCTGATGCAAACTCTGATCAGATATATTTGGGTGCTCCAAATTTTTTACCTCTGCTTGCATGTGTACTTTCGGTGTACGACTTGGAGCCGAaaaataccacacacacacacacacacacacacacacacacacacacacacacacacacacacacacacacacacacacacacacacacacacacacagcaataaaAGATGACAACAACGCAGTTCATGCTGGGAACTTCGCACTCAGGTCAGCGATCGTCCTGTAATTTATTGGATCGGATTAAAGTCCCCTGAACTGTATAAATACTGAGAGACGTGCTCAGTCGTCACAGATCTGGATCACTGAAGTAAGTCTCACAGCTTTTCTTTTACAGCTGGTTGGTCTTGTAATTTTTACTAGTGTAAAGATtttgattaaatgaaaaagttaCGATCAatcattgcattttatttttttctttcttatttaaaatcttGAAATAAATGTTCGATGGCTGAAATTCTGAGCTTTCTGTAAGAAAACTACTACTGAGTTGATAtcatttaaaactatttattatattttattccagTTATCATCATGAAGGTCTTTGCTGTAATCCTTGTGCTGGCTGTCCTATCAGGTGAGTACAAAATGTCTTCTTAGGGACATGTAaagaatatatgtatatatatatttttttttaattattgtgctGTTTTGGTCAAACAgatgtaagtaaaaaaaaaagtacatacatttaaataaagaaaattatacACTAATGTGTATTTAggaaaaatagacaaaaaacagtgacaaaaaaacCATTTACTGGTGGTAAGTTACCGACCGCTGAAAAGTTAGTGTATGACAATCTgtaaaggaaggaaagaaaggaaagacagacaggaagaacGAGGAAAAGACAGTAGGAGGGAGAGACGATAAGAATgaaagcaagaaagaaagaaacatattGAGATTTCTATTTTGAAAGTCTTCACCACTCACAAGCCCGCCGTAACTTCCTGTTAATGTTggcacttttattttgaaaatacagtcTACTGGCTTCATTTAGTGTGAGAGTTTGAAAGATCTCAGACTGTTCTAATACTACCATTACTACTTCTACTAaaagtactactgctactactactactaaactACCACTACTTCtgctactactaataataatagtcataatattttaataagacAAAGAGCTATTAAAGTGAATAACAGTCAAATGTTGTTTCTGAACATGTGAGCCATATGCAGGTCATAAAGTCTGAATATCTGTCTTTGGACATGAAGTCCAAATATGGGTCCAAGATTTTATAAATTGGTATGTCCTTTATAGGGGAAGAGAAATCCTTAaatgaaaagacactttgcagcCACTGATTTAACAAAGAAGGTGTTTTATCCGTAATCCAACGGAGAGGATCTTCCGTCTTGTTTTCCAATCTGCGAGATTTGTCTGAAGTGAATATCTGAGTTTATTCGTGTCCTCCCAACTCGTAGGCTGCCATGCGAGAAGTGTGCCTCAGGACGAGAGGAAGAACCCCTGGGAGGAAGCGGTCGACAGGTTCAACGATTACTTCACGGACCTGAACTCCAAGGCCGACGAAGTGGTGAAGGACATCAAGAGCTCGCAGATCAGCCGAGAACTGGAGTGAGTCCATTTGCGTCACAGTAATGGAAAGCTATCAGAGTAATACATCAGTTTATTTGCACTTTTGACCTTTGTGGGTGAATATTTTATCATGTGTGGTATAAATAACCATAACTGCTTTGTCTGACTGTTACAGCTCATATTTGTTATATCATTAGTGCTTTAATCTGCACCACTTCCTCAAGGAAACCTTTTAAATCTATTCTAGGATAGTAAAAGTATCGCTGCCCCTTCACAACTTGAGGTAGAAATAGGACTTCTTCTCTTGATGTAGTATTTTTAGATTGTGGAAGTATTATCTAAAATACCTCTAAACACTGGGACTAACCATTATTTATCTGTCTGTTTGCCTCCTCGTCTGACCTTTTGGAGTGAGTAGGAAAGCATTaacacaatgttgtttttagaCCTCAGCTTGGTTACACAACACACATTGTGTCCTCAACTGAGAGCAAGGAGGTTAATAATCAGCGTGTGTCAGTGAGATGACACATGTATAGAGCTGCTGACTGAGACCTGGAGTGCACGCCGGTCTCAAGTCTGCTTCTCTGAATTGTTATGTGGACTTTAATTGGTTCAGTCCCAGCCACTATTGAATCTTCTGTAAACTCTTCAGCTGAAATCCTCTGATCTTTGCATTGATTTCTTGGAAATGAGTGGGCTCAGTACAAACTGTACTGTGCTTGCTCTTGACCCCCTTTGGTTGCAAAATATTCATATACACCACCAACAAAAAATCTCCCTTCCCCCTGCCAACAGCACCCTGATCCAGGACAGCATGTCCGAGCTGGCCATGTACAAGGACGACATACAGACCAAGCTGGCCCCCTACACCCAGGACTCTGTGGAGAACCTGGGCAGGGACCTGCAGAGGCTGACCAACAAACTTGGCGACCACATGAGCGAGGGGCGGGAGCAGATGGAGAAGTACGGCCAGGAGCTGCAGACCATGATGGAGCAGAACGCCGACGACG is a genomic window containing:
- the LOC129097101 gene encoding apolipoprotein A-IV-like isoform X2 encodes the protein MKVLVVLALAVFTGCNANIVWQNQTDRQVNMVKDAFWDYVAKATSTAEDSLKQIRQSGLGKEVNTLISDSTDAVNKLTDAIRIQVAPLTQDLMSKFTQEAEQLKTRLEKDLTALGTSLKPYAEELVADLQRQVDELKRDAAPYAETMDPEALKAVLLQKSQELKVQMDKSMSELQVQMVPYTEEIKEKMEQSLEEFQKSMVPLTQSFETQLTQKTQEIQQNLAQRGEELRTKLEADTENLKRQLTALWESFTKMTQ
- the LOC129097101 gene encoding apolipoprotein A-IV-like isoform X1; the protein is MKVLVVLALAVFTAGCNANIVWQNQTDRQVNMVKDAFWDYVAKATSTAEDSLKQIRQSGLGKEVNTLISDSTDAVNKLTDAIRIQVAPLTQDLMSKFTQEAEQLKTRLEKDLTALGTSLKPYAEELVADLQRQVDELKRDAAPYAETMDPEALKAVLLQKSQELKVQMDKSMSELQVQMVPYTEEIKEKMEQSLEEFQKSMVPLTQSFETQLTQKTQEIQQNLAQRGEELRTKLEADTENLKRQLTALWESFTKMTQ
- the apoea gene encoding apolipoprotein Ea, with translation MKVFAVILVLAVLSGCHARSVPQDERKNPWEEAVDRFNDYFTDLNSKADEVVKDIKSSQISRELDTLIQDSMSELAMYKDDIQTKLAPYTQDSVENLGRDLQRLTNKLGDHMSEGREQMEKYGQELQTMMEQNADDVRVRVSAYTRKMKKRLNKDTEDIKRRVTEFFEELQSSTSNNMDDVRTRLDPYFAKVQENAQAKITTLNDLLKSQAENMKDKIQTTAEDIKVRFEKTAEALRSTLEDKMEELKTWFQPFVSMISDSM